In the Paenibacillus sp. FSL H7-0357 genome, one interval contains:
- the kduI gene encoding 5-dehydro-4-deoxy-D-glucuronate isomerase, translating to MERRFASHPNEVKQFDTERLRKEFHIPVIFAPNELKLVLTHEDRMIVGGANPVTEDVVLTTDLKELGVTYFLERRELGIINVGGKGSVVVDGTEYEIDFKECLYVGQGSKDVVFKSADSAKPAKFYLNSAPAHQSYPTTKTTLAESESGAMGGLENSNERTIHRFIHTNGVQSAQLVMGMTQLKPGSMWNTMPSHTHPRRMEAYFYFDLPDDSIVFHLMGEPTETRHIVMHNEQAVISPSWSIHSGVGTHNYTFIWSMAGDNKRYDDMDPVGMKELQ from the coding sequence ATGGAAAGACGTTTCGCCTCACATCCCAACGAAGTTAAGCAGTTTGATACTGAGCGCCTGCGCAAAGAGTTCCACATTCCCGTTATTTTTGCTCCGAATGAACTGAAGCTTGTGCTTACCCATGAAGACCGCATGATCGTCGGCGGTGCCAATCCCGTAACCGAAGATGTTGTGCTAACCACGGATCTGAAGGAACTGGGAGTCACTTACTTCCTGGAACGCCGTGAACTGGGTATCATCAATGTCGGCGGCAAAGGTTCAGTTGTTGTAGACGGAACAGAATATGAAATAGATTTCAAAGAATGCCTGTATGTCGGCCAAGGTTCCAAAGATGTGGTGTTCAAAAGCGCAGACAGCGCCAAACCGGCTAAATTCTACCTGAACTCCGCTCCGGCTCACCAGTCCTATCCTACAACCAAAACTACACTCGCCGAATCCGAATCCGGAGCAATGGGTGGTCTGGAGAACTCCAACGAGCGTACGATTCACCGCTTCATTCATACCAATGGCGTACAAAGCGCACAACTGGTCATGGGTATGACACAGCTCAAACCTGGCAGCATGTGGAATACAATGCCTTCGCATACTCATCCGCGCCGGATGGAAGCCTACTTCTATTTCGATCTTCCGGATGACTCTATCGTGTTCCACCTGATGGGCGAACCTACCGAAACCCGCCATATCGTGATGCACAATGAACAGGCCGTCATTTCCCCAAGCTGGTCAATCCACAGCGGTGTAGGCACGCATAACTATACCTTCATCTGGAGCATGGCCGGTGACAACAAACGTTATGATGATATGGACCCCGTAGGTATGAAAGAATTACAATAG
- a CDS encoding DeoR/GlpR family DNA-binding transcription regulator has translation MNPIRRHEMIMEVMLNQKDVTVNELSDKLQVTGKTIREDLSKLEEQGLIVRVHGGAVLAQSDQFGILPSKNPLDKYSDEKTEIALRALAHIEEDDIIALDGGSTTLEIARRLDNMPLTVVTNDVYIISELVPKDNIRLVVPGGYRVRNMLAGPEAVSYVQKLNIQKAFLSATAVHIEHGLSIYTGDLIDFKQALVSTARKVFAACDHHKFGHTALRTFASLQEVDVLLTDSGLAPETVEQFRSAGVNIECG, from the coding sequence ATGAACCCGATACGGCGACACGAGATGATTATGGAAGTTATGCTGAACCAGAAGGACGTAACGGTAAACGAATTGAGCGACAAGCTCCAGGTGACGGGAAAAACAATCCGCGAGGACTTGAGCAAGCTGGAGGAACAGGGATTGATCGTGCGTGTGCACGGCGGTGCTGTATTGGCCCAAAGCGATCAGTTCGGCATTCTGCCTTCCAAGAACCCGCTGGATAAATATTCCGACGAGAAAACGGAGATTGCGCTGCGTGCGCTTGCCCATATCGAAGAGGATGACATCATTGCGCTGGACGGCGGGAGCACCACGCTTGAAATTGCCCGGAGGCTGGACAATATGCCTCTGACGGTCGTCACCAACGATGTGTACATCATCAGCGAACTGGTTCCCAAAGACAACATACGTCTGGTTGTTCCCGGAGGCTACCGCGTCCGCAACATGCTCGCAGGTCCCGAAGCTGTCTCATACGTGCAAAAGCTAAATATACAAAAAGCATTTCTCTCGGCTACAGCCGTGCATATCGAGCATGGGCTGTCTATTTACACCGGTGATTTAATAGATTTCAAACAGGCCTTGGTCTCCACGGCCCGCAAAGTATTCGCCGCCTGCGATCATCATAAATTCGGGCATACCGCTTTGCGCACCTTCGCTTCACTGCAGGAAGTGGATGTGCTGCTTACGGACAGCGGCCTTGCACCCGAAACGGTGGAACAGTTCCGCAGTGCGGGCGTCAATATTGAATGCGGATAA
- the kduD gene encoding 2-dehydro-3-deoxy-D-gluconate 5-dehydrogenase KduD: MSSLFSLAGKTAIVTGAAQGLGQGIALAFAEAGADVVSASLNTSAETVEAAKAFGVKALGIEADLSDHTTLQGMFDKALELTGHVDILVNCAGMIRRTPAKDHSEKDWFDVINLNQNTVFLLSQIAGRHFLERGSGKIINICSMLSYQGGINVPGYTASKHAVAGLTKAFANEWAGSGLNINAIAPGYMATENTAPIRADQSRSDSILDRIPAGRWGTAEDVKGPAVFLASAASDYLNGHILNVDGGWLAR; this comes from the coding sequence ATGTCATCATTATTCAGTCTGGCTGGTAAAACAGCCATCGTAACGGGCGCTGCCCAAGGTCTTGGACAAGGTATTGCCCTTGCTTTTGCGGAAGCTGGCGCAGACGTTGTTTCTGCCTCCCTGAACACAAGTGCAGAAACCGTTGAAGCCGCCAAAGCTTTCGGTGTGAAAGCTCTCGGCATCGAAGCTGACCTGAGTGACCACACTACTCTGCAGGGCATGTTCGACAAAGCACTAGAATTGACCGGCCACGTTGACATCCTGGTCAACTGCGCTGGCATGATCCGCCGTACTCCGGCCAAAGACCATAGCGAAAAAGACTGGTTCGATGTCATCAACCTGAACCAGAATACTGTATTCCTGCTGTCGCAAATTGCCGGCCGCCACTTCCTGGAAAGAGGGTCCGGTAAAATTATCAACATCTGCTCCATGCTTTCCTACCAGGGCGGGATCAATGTTCCGGGTTATACTGCAAGCAAACATGCGGTTGCCGGTCTGACCAAAGCATTCGCCAACGAATGGGCCGGTTCCGGTCTGAACATCAACGCGATCGCACCAGGCTACATGGCTACAGAAAACACAGCTCCGATCCGTGCGGATCAAAGCCGTTCCGACTCGATTCTGGACCGCATTCCTGCCGGACGCTGGGGAACTGCAGAAGATGTTAAGGGACCTGCCGTATTCCTGGCTTCCGCTGCTTCTGACTACCTGAACGGTCATATCCTGAATGTAGACGGCGGATGGCTGGCCAGATAA
- a CDS encoding phosphotransferase enzyme family protein, producing MEERILQFLNNTYPINFYDVKAVTNEMYRCQSQKGVFFVRITNYKSYQEQLDEVNWMNYLFNQGIGVPRVIATINNSFIGKIKLEEEKRVVVFQAASGIHLPRSKWNKTVFKDLGQQIGRMHRVSKGYMNSETTAHINHWYESKEYDFLKYIPAEEKTIREFAHDVVNKIKELPQESSNYGLIHGDLWLENILVDSDSKLTMIDFQDCEKHYYVYDLAVPIYSALEFSFSGGENLRDYERSITRALVDGYKEENELSSEMLTKLPLFMKLKELFEYNLMHMYWNAKELSEEQVRILNLYRSRMEYSYS from the coding sequence ATGGAAGAAAGAATATTGCAATTTCTAAATAATACATATCCTATTAATTTTTATGATGTTAAAGCCGTAACAAATGAAATGTACCGCTGCCAATCTCAAAAAGGTGTTTTTTTTGTTCGAATAACGAATTATAAGTCCTATCAAGAACAATTAGATGAAGTGAATTGGATGAATTATCTTTTTAACCAAGGTATAGGGGTTCCCCGGGTTATAGCCACTATTAATAATTCATTCATTGGGAAAATAAAGTTAGAGGAAGAGAAACGGGTCGTTGTATTTCAGGCTGCATCAGGAATTCATCTGCCACGTTCAAAATGGAACAAAACGGTATTTAAAGATCTTGGACAACAAATAGGCAGAATGCATCGGGTCAGTAAAGGATATATGAATTCTGAGACTACTGCACATATCAATCATTGGTATGAGTCTAAAGAATACGATTTTCTTAAATACATTCCTGCAGAAGAGAAAACCATACGGGAATTTGCACACGATGTAGTAAACAAAATTAAGGAACTGCCGCAGGAGTCTTCAAACTATGGCTTAATACACGGAGACCTGTGGCTGGAAAATATCCTTGTAGACAGTGACTCCAAGCTAACGATGATTGATTTTCAAGATTGTGAAAAACATTATTATGTATACGATTTAGCCGTTCCTATCTATTCTGCACTGGAGTTCTCCTTCTCAGGGGGAGAGAACCTCAGAGATTATGAAAGATCCATTACCAGGGCGTTAGTAGATGGATATAAAGAGGAGAATGAGCTCTCTTCCGAGATGCTTACGAAACTACCGCTATTCATGAAATTAAAAGAATTGTTTGAATATAATTTAATGCATATGTATTGGAATGCTAAAGAGCTAAGCGAGGAGCAGGTCCGAATCTTGAACTTATATAGAAGCCGGATGGAGTACAGCTATTCTTGA
- a CDS encoding sensor histidine kinase, translating to MIRSLYTRIVLTFLVSVIGGTVLALYVAVWVYKDKLNENMLMPLLHFGQDVTRLYETLPLTEADEFVSGMYQLKSFYIRIYEETGKFKSYGSLNGDKPVTVSMEQLKKVIDGEIVHVNPSGYATVLLGLPLTTETGTKAIFLESIGPPSAAFNRKWILTFITYSLIAGSLLILVAARFLVSPIKKLTIATKRIADGDFSVKLNIKQKDELGTLARSFEEMTHDLQQLEQLRREFVSNVSHEIQSPLTSISGYAMALKQENIEVHNRIRYLDIIINEANRMSKMSASLLKLSLLESQSQQLTLSTLSLDEQIRRVIVAIQPQWSARNITFELELKAVMLTGDHDQLNQVWTNILGNSIKFSQDGGVITVSITQDNKNVTVTISDTGIGISPEDQKRIFERFFKADRSHSRKYEGSGMGLAIVKQIVSLHHGDIRLESEPGRGTTFIVTLPIVTPAV from the coding sequence ATGATCAGATCCTTATATACACGTATCGTCCTGACATTTCTAGTCTCCGTCATCGGGGGCACAGTCCTTGCCCTGTATGTGGCTGTTTGGGTATATAAAGATAAATTGAACGAAAACATGCTAATGCCTTTACTTCACTTTGGCCAGGATGTCACCCGGCTTTACGAAACCCTTCCATTGACTGAAGCGGACGAGTTCGTAAGTGGAATGTATCAGCTCAAATCTTTTTATATTCGAATTTACGAAGAAACGGGTAAGTTCAAGTCTTATGGATCGCTTAACGGAGACAAACCTGTCACTGTGAGTATGGAACAACTGAAAAAAGTAATAGATGGAGAGATAGTTCATGTAAATCCCAGTGGTTATGCTACTGTTCTCTTAGGGCTGCCTTTGACAACTGAAACGGGTACGAAAGCGATATTTTTAGAATCAATCGGCCCGCCTTCTGCCGCTTTCAACCGAAAGTGGATTTTGACTTTTATAACTTATTCGTTGATCGCAGGAAGCCTATTGATTCTGGTTGCTGCCAGGTTCCTAGTCAGTCCGATCAAAAAGCTGACCATAGCGACTAAGCGTATCGCAGATGGAGATTTCAGTGTGAAGCTGAATATTAAGCAAAAGGATGAGCTAGGTACTCTGGCTCGCAGCTTTGAAGAAATGACGCACGACCTGCAGCAGCTGGAGCAGCTGCGCAGGGAATTCGTATCAAACGTGTCACACGAAATCCAGTCACCGCTCACCTCGATATCCGGTTATGCAATGGCGCTCAAACAAGAAAATATCGAGGTTCATAATCGGATACGTTATCTCGACATTATCATCAATGAAGCGAATCGGATGTCCAAGATGAGCGCTAGCCTGCTAAAGCTGAGTTTGCTTGAATCGCAGTCACAGCAATTGACTCTGTCAACGCTCAGTCTTGATGAACAGATTAGGCGGGTCATTGTCGCGATTCAGCCGCAATGGTCGGCTCGCAACATCACTTTCGAGCTCGAACTGAAGGCAGTTATGCTAACGGGAGATCATGACCAGCTAAATCAGGTATGGACCAACATTCTCGGCAATAGCATTAAATTTTCCCAGGATGGCGGCGTTATTACCGTCAGCATTACACAGGATAACAAAAACGTGACAGTCACAATATCCGACACTGGCATTGGTATTTCCCCCGAAGACCAGAAGCGTATATTTGAGCGATTTTTTAAGGCTGATCGTTCCCACAGCCGTAAGTATGAGGGCAGCGGTATGGGGCTTGCCATCGTTAAACAGATCGTATCGCTTCATCATGGTGACATCCGGTTAGAAAGCGAACCTGGCAGGGGAACAACATTCATTGTCACCTTGCCAATCGTAACGCCGGCAGTGTAA
- a CDS encoding response regulator transcription factor, giving the protein MPTILVADDDANIRELVCLFLRNDGFETVEAVDGKEALNVYASTHVDLVVLDIMMPIMDGWTLCKELRRANPDLPLLMLTARGETWEKVKGFELGTDDYLTKPFDPLELTARVRALLKRYRIGSTQPIQFGNVILDRQTYKVMRGTESLTLPLKEFELLYKLAGTPGQVYTREQLIDQIWGIDYAGDDRTVDVHIKRLRERFATTPHFRIETVRGLGYRLEVNE; this is encoded by the coding sequence ATGCCTACTATACTGGTTGCTGACGACGATGCGAACATTCGCGAACTTGTTTGCTTGTTTCTGCGCAACGACGGATTTGAGACAGTTGAAGCCGTGGACGGCAAAGAAGCACTGAACGTCTACGCCTCAACGCATGTTGATCTTGTCGTGCTCGATATAATGATGCCAATTATGGATGGATGGACGTTATGCAAGGAGCTCAGAAGAGCCAATCCTGACCTTCCATTACTTATGTTGACTGCGAGAGGTGAAACCTGGGAGAAAGTGAAAGGGTTCGAACTTGGGACGGACGATTATTTGACGAAACCATTCGATCCGTTAGAGTTGACAGCTCGTGTCAGGGCATTGCTGAAACGATACCGGATTGGCTCTACGCAACCGATCCAGTTCGGCAACGTCATCCTTGACCGGCAAACCTATAAGGTGATGAGAGGGACGGAGTCGCTCACGTTGCCGCTCAAGGAATTCGAGCTGTTGTATAAGCTTGCTGGAACACCGGGGCAAGTGTATACACGTGAGCAGCTGATTGATCAAATTTGGGGGATCGATTACGCTGGAGATGACCGAACGGTCGACGTACATATTAAACGGCTGCGCGAACGGTTCGCGACTACACCACATTTTCGTATCGAGACGGTGCGCGGACTTGGCTACCGGCTTGAGGTTAACGAATGA
- a CDS encoding stalk domain-containing protein, which translates to MFLVTSIVFFGYFFGNKQETVHADSPITSTAIYEAYLDVDMVTEALKNGLGVKVNDFLSSATTPLDQKAAVINALYSVQGWEDRDLTEEYSQSVYGKKSDSLDKAKLTPQEIFVFGYMKVLDHYFDPDLYWITEAKKASPDSMTVSLIHALAVSQENLMCSWKNTEAVLADKSLKQDIRPEAIDIIIEYMELYKDDLCQGGGQQQAAINSLVDDIKRDAIVLSIGQSNVLAKGKQTMIDETNSKITPYLRKETTMVPLRFISDQFGAAVHFDSKKHEVSIQYRDQKILINEADSTISVNGRSSAKNTTIVTKNGRTFVPLRVIMDVFSKKTYYHRGLVIISDKLVLNPLNAQDNQAAEKIKVELAAIGSKIK; encoded by the coding sequence TTGTTTCTGGTAACTTCAATAGTTTTTTTTGGTTATTTTTTTGGTAATAAGCAGGAGACCGTGCATGCAGACTCGCCCATAACCTCGACGGCTATTTATGAGGCTTATCTTGATGTAGATATGGTTACTGAGGCCTTGAAGAACGGATTAGGCGTGAAAGTTAACGATTTTTTATCATCAGCAACCACACCGCTGGATCAAAAAGCGGCAGTAATAAATGCGCTGTATTCAGTTCAAGGATGGGAGGATAGAGATCTGACAGAGGAGTATTCACAATCTGTTTATGGAAAGAAATCAGATTCGCTGGATAAAGCGAAGTTGACACCGCAGGAGATTTTTGTCTTTGGCTATATGAAGGTACTCGATCATTATTTTGATCCTGATTTGTATTGGATCACTGAGGCCAAGAAGGCGTCACCGGACAGTATGACGGTATCCCTGATCCATGCGCTTGCCGTGTCCCAAGAGAACTTAATGTGCAGCTGGAAGAATACGGAGGCGGTCCTTGCCGATAAAAGTCTGAAACAGGACATTCGACCAGAAGCCATCGACATTATTATTGAGTATATGGAGCTGTACAAGGATGACCTTTGTCAAGGCGGTGGCCAGCAGCAGGCAGCAATCAATTCCTTGGTAGATGATATTAAGAGAGACGCCATCGTTCTGTCTATCGGCCAGAGCAACGTGCTTGCCAAAGGAAAGCAGACAATGATAGATGAAACGAATTCAAAGATCACCCCATATCTGCGCAAAGAGACAACAATGGTTCCACTGCGTTTTATATCAGATCAGTTCGGTGCCGCAGTACATTTTGATTCCAAGAAGCATGAGGTCTCGATTCAATATAGAGATCAGAAGATCTTAATTAATGAAGCGGATTCCACCATTTCAGTCAATGGCCGTTCCTCAGCAAAAAATACAACGATCGTGACAAAAAACGGACGGACGTTTGTCCCCCTGAGAGTGATAATGGATGTATTTAGCAAGAAAACGTATTATCATAGAGGTTTGGTAATAATCTCGGATAAACTTGTGCTTAATCCGCTTAATGCACAGGATAATCAAGCGGCAGAGAAAATCAAAGTTGAACTGGCAGCTATCGGCAGTAAAATAAAATAA
- a CDS encoding NUDIX hydrolase — protein MNDELLTTFDDNGNITGTAPRDEVHRLGLWHETFHCWFVSKEQDMLHIYLQLRSEHKKDYAGLLDITAAGHLLSDEVPEDGVREVQEELGIRVAFEQLIPLGIIPYSMDKEGFLDRERAHVFLYTNASPLSDFKLQQEEVAGIVTADFAGFRSLWLGDSATLQIQGFRVESSGKRIPISQTVDRSHFVPHEINYYRRIIEGIEAAFG, from the coding sequence ATGAATGACGAACTACTGACCACTTTTGATGACAATGGCAATATTACCGGGACCGCGCCCCGTGATGAAGTTCACCGGTTGGGACTCTGGCACGAAACCTTCCACTGCTGGTTCGTCAGCAAGGAACAGGATATGCTCCATATTTATCTTCAGCTGCGCAGCGAACACAAGAAAGATTATGCCGGTCTGCTGGATATCACGGCCGCCGGGCATTTATTATCTGATGAGGTTCCGGAGGATGGCGTCCGTGAGGTGCAGGAGGAGCTTGGAATCCGCGTTGCTTTTGAGCAGCTGATCCCCCTTGGGATCATCCCTTACAGCATGGACAAAGAGGGCTTTCTCGACAGAGAGCGGGCGCATGTCTTTTTATACACGAACGCCTCCCCTTTAAGCGACTTTAAGCTGCAACAGGAAGAGGTTGCGGGAATTGTAACAGCCGATTTCGCCGGCTTTCGAAGTTTGTGGCTGGGAGACAGCGCTACACTGCAAATCCAAGGATTTAGGGTGGAAAGCAGCGGTAAGCGGATTCCAATCAGCCAGACTGTGGACAGGAGCCACTTTGTGCCGCATGAGATCAACTATTATCGGCGCATCATTGAGGGCATTGAGGCAGCCTTTGGCTGA
- a CDS encoding beta-galactosidase yields the protein MSKKLPAVSSKAPVMLHGADYNPEQWLRYPEILREDIRLMKLAGCNVMSVGIFSWVSLEPEEGVFTFDWLDHVLDSFAENGIYAFLATPSGARPAWMSEKYPEVLRVERNRVRNLHGFRHNHCYTSPVYRDKTATLNAKLAERYAHHPAVIGWHISNEFGGECHCDLCQNAFREWLKAKYKGSLDELNHAWWAAFWSHTYTSWEQIDSPAPHGETQVHGLNLDWRRFVSERTIDFCRHEIAAVRDFNPDLPVTTNMHMIDGIDYRELAKILDVVSWDAYPEWHYTEDDDDVRLAAWTALNHDMFRSFKHKPFLLMESTPSLTNWQSVSKLKRPGMHKLSSLQAVAHGSDSVQYFQWRKSRGSSEKFHGAVLDHSGHAETRVFRDVAEVGKTLAGLTEVVGTVTPAETAILFDWDNRWAIKDAQGIRNSGLKYEETVLQHYRALWELGIPVDVIGSGDDLTRYKLVIAPMLYLISEENGQRIEKYVEQGGTFLATYWSGVVGETDLCHLGGFPGPLRRTLGIWAEETEGLHSRDVNGLVLQAGNALKLSGDYDAHEIAELIHLEGAEALGHYRSDFYAGQPALTLNKLGAGRAYHLATRVKDAAFYVELYAAITAKAGIGRVLESELPAGVTAQLRTDGEQDYIFLQNFSGTEASVTLDGLVYTDLESGEPAPEVVALPVNGLVMLKRKVAQK from the coding sequence ATGAGCAAAAAACTCCCTGCGGTCAGCAGCAAGGCTCCCGTGATGTTGCATGGGGCCGACTATAATCCCGAGCAATGGCTGAGATATCCTGAAATTCTCCGTGAGGATATCCGGCTGATGAAGCTGGCGGGCTGCAATGTGATGTCTGTCGGTATTTTTTCATGGGTGTCACTGGAGCCTGAAGAGGGCGTATTTACATTCGATTGGCTGGATCATGTGCTGGACTCTTTTGCGGAGAACGGAATATATGCTTTCCTGGCTACTCCAAGCGGAGCACGGCCAGCCTGGATGTCAGAGAAGTACCCTGAGGTGCTGCGGGTGGAACGAAACCGTGTGCGCAATCTGCATGGATTCAGGCACAACCATTGCTACACCTCCCCGGTCTACCGGGACAAAACAGCAACGCTGAATGCCAAGCTGGCTGAACGGTATGCTCATCATCCGGCGGTCATCGGCTGGCATATTTCGAATGAGTTCGGCGGCGAGTGCCATTGCGATTTGTGCCAGAACGCCTTTCGGGAATGGCTGAAGGCCAAATATAAGGGCAGCCTCGACGAACTGAATCATGCCTGGTGGGCCGCTTTTTGGAGCCATACCTACACTTCGTGGGAGCAGATTGATTCACCGGCACCGCATGGGGAGACACAGGTCCATGGCCTGAACCTGGACTGGCGGCGGTTTGTCAGTGAGCGGACGATTGATTTCTGCCGGCATGAAATTGCAGCCGTACGGGATTTCAACCCGGATCTGCCCGTGACCACCAACATGCATATGATCGACGGTATTGATTACCGTGAGCTGGCCAAAATTCTGGATGTCGTCTCCTGGGATGCATACCCGGAATGGCATTACACCGAGGACGATGATGATGTCCGGCTGGCGGCCTGGACAGCTCTGAACCATGATATGTTCCGCAGCTTCAAGCATAAGCCGTTTCTGCTGATGGAGAGTACGCCTTCGCTCACGAACTGGCAGTCAGTCAGCAAGTTGAAACGGCCGGGCATGCATAAGCTGTCATCCCTGCAGGCGGTCGCTCATGGCTCTGATTCTGTGCAGTACTTCCAGTGGCGCAAGAGCCGCGGCTCCAGCGAGAAGTTCCACGGTGCTGTGCTCGATCACAGCGGCCATGCAGAAACCCGTGTGTTCAGGGATGTCGCCGAGGTTGGTAAAACACTGGCGGGATTAACCGAAGTAGTGGGCACCGTCACACCGGCGGAGACGGCGATCCTGTTCGATTGGGATAACCGCTGGGCAATCAAGGATGCCCAAGGGATCCGCAATTCCGGACTGAAATACGAAGAGACCGTGCTGCAGCATTACCGTGCCCTCTGGGAGCTGGGCATCCCAGTTGACGTGATTGGTTCAGGAGATGACCTCACACGCTACAAGCTGGTCATCGCTCCGATGCTGTACCTGATCAGTGAAGAGAATGGTCAAAGAATCGAGAAATATGTGGAGCAGGGAGGAACCTTCCTGGCAACCTACTGGTCTGGAGTGGTAGGCGAAACAGATTTGTGTCACCTCGGCGGGTTCCCGGGACCGCTGCGCAGAACGCTCGGTATTTGGGCTGAAGAAACGGAAGGCTTGCACAGCCGGGATGTGAACGGTCTTGTATTGCAGGCAGGCAACGCCTTGAAGCTCTCGGGCGATTACGATGCCCATGAAATTGCCGAGCTGATCCATCTGGAGGGGGCGGAGGCGCTAGGCCATTACCGCAGCGATTTCTACGCCGGGCAGCCGGCATTGACACTCAACAAGCTCGGAGCAGGCAGAGCGTACCATTTGGCTACCCGCGTCAAAGACGCAGCGTTTTACGTAGAGCTGTATGCTGCAATTACCGCCAAGGCGGGAATTGGCCGCGTGCTGGAAAGTGAACTGCCAGCAGGTGTAACGGCGCAGCTTCGTACAGACGGTGAACAAGACTATATTTTCCTGCAGAACTTTAGCGGTACTGAAGCTTCAGTGACACTGGATGGTCTGGTTTATACAGATCTGGAATCAGGCGAGCCAGCTCCGGAAGTTGTTGCACTTCCTGTGAACGGGCTAGTAATGCTGAAACGGAAAGTAGCACAGAAATAG
- a CDS encoding helix-turn-helix domain-containing protein, whose product MLPFSLVEMPRNLEDFPLYPYSVGRHIQYHHVRPSGFPVHQLFLIRSGKGIFRDLTDGTETVLAPGMAFVFPPDRGHEYYPLSHEPWHVAFTGIYGSQTGPMLHSLGLLPPSAYHPVRFEECWEAIGGIWQTVNGGNASRQEEQATQELSVSLYRLILMMRRGEPSAGTASRLENEHVRNEALQKAVRLINEHFTEPLLVANLAAAVGYSVQHFQRLFLHEYGVTPHKYLQNLRLERGLQLMTESPGIPVQDIALNLGMETNYFIRVFRKTYGCTPGVMRESLQRSQSQAANRQKQ is encoded by the coding sequence TTGCTACCTTTTTCTTTGGTTGAAATGCCGCGTAACCTAGAGGACTTTCCCCTGTACCCTTATTCTGTCGGCAGACACATTCAGTACCATCATGTCCGCCCGTCTGGATTCCCTGTCCATCAGCTCTTCCTGATCCGCAGCGGAAAGGGGATATTCCGCGATCTCACGGACGGAACAGAAACGGTGCTGGCACCCGGAATGGCTTTCGTTTTCCCGCCTGACCGCGGACATGAATATTACCCGCTGTCTCATGAGCCGTGGCATGTAGCTTTTACCGGCATTTACGGCAGCCAGACAGGGCCAATGCTTCACAGTCTCGGCTTGTTGCCGCCCTCCGCCTATCATCCTGTGCGCTTCGAGGAATGCTGGGAAGCCATCGGCGGAATCTGGCAGACCGTAAATGGAGGGAATGCCAGCCGCCAGGAGGAACAGGCCACGCAGGAACTGTCCGTCAGCCTCTACCGGCTCATCCTTATGATGCGCCGGGGCGAGCCTTCTGCCGGTACAGCCAGCCGCCTGGAAAATGAGCATGTCCGCAACGAAGCACTGCAAAAAGCGGTGAGACTAATCAATGAGCATTTCACCGAACCGTTGCTGGTTGCTAATCTGGCTGCCGCCGTCGGCTATTCCGTGCAGCATTTCCAGCGACTGTTCTTGCATGAGTATGGCGTAACCCCGCATAAATACCTCCAGAACCTGAGGCTGGAGCGGGGTCTTCAATTGATGACTGAAAGTCCCGGCATCCCTGTGCAGGATATCGCTTTGAATCTTGGGATGGAAACAAACTATTTCATCCGGGTATTCCGCAAGACTTACGGCTGCACGCCGGGTGTAATGAGGGAGTCACTGCAGCGAAGCCAGAGTCAAGCAGCGAACCGGCAGAAGCAATAA